A single window of Halodesulfovibrio marinisediminis DSM 17456 DNA harbors:
- a CDS encoding SIR2 family protein, whose product MNIFMSYASEDRHYAALLENALIKAGHKIIKATGKVNSSKSFAQKLNRYIQSADALIVLISWATLKSKWIRHEVESMAIQDFSTNEKKIIPIKLDSSPMPSYLTNYDYLDSTSSDGVIEKLIQSLSTGEKKDVFESASGAKEQNTLHYSKELSKKLKTGRLTLVCGAGVSIGAGIPTWDDLLFRLLSSMIRNASEARSIPFDEASVFDFQKDYAPSSLILGKYLKNHFGDNFLQEVRNSLYLKKTERCALIDSIVDLSRPQRASRSLDSIITFNFDSLIEENLKRENVPYRTIYKEGMTHGPNELPIYHVHGYLPKAGPLPKDIDIVFSEDSYHTQFIEPFSWSNLIQLIKLNENTCLFIGLSFTDPNLRRLLDVANRKKGSSSPAHYIIKKSLSSTEALDGMAKIFEEQDARNLGLKTIWVDEYSEIPTFLKNIAIS is encoded by the coding sequence TTGAATATTTTTATGAGTTATGCCTCAGAAGATAGGCACTATGCTGCGCTGTTGGAGAATGCTTTAATTAAAGCTGGCCACAAGATCATTAAAGCTACGGGTAAAGTTAATTCGAGTAAGAGTTTTGCTCAAAAACTGAATAGATATATACAAAGTGCGGATGCTTTAATTGTTTTAATTAGTTGGGCAACTCTTAAGAGCAAATGGATTAGGCATGAGGTAGAATCAATGGCTATCCAGGACTTTTCAACTAATGAAAAGAAAATTATTCCAATTAAATTGGATTCTTCTCCTATGCCTTCTTATTTGACGAACTATGATTACTTAGATTCAACAAGCTCTGACGGGGTAATTGAAAAATTAATTCAGTCGTTGTCAACAGGGGAAAAAAAGGATGTTTTTGAGAGTGCCTCAGGGGCTAAGGAACAAAATACCTTACATTATTCCAAGGAATTGAGTAAAAAATTAAAAACAGGAAGGCTTACTCTGGTTTGTGGAGCCGGAGTATCGATTGGGGCAGGTATACCCACTTGGGACGATCTTTTATTTAGACTTCTGAGCTCGATGATAAGGAATGCTTCAGAAGCCCGTTCAATTCCTTTTGATGAGGCTTCTGTGTTTGATTTTCAAAAGGACTATGCACCTTCTTCCTTAATTCTCGGAAAGTATCTGAAAAATCATTTTGGTGATAATTTTCTTCAAGAAGTAAGAAATTCGCTGTACTTAAAAAAAACAGAACGGTGTGCTCTAATTGACTCGATAGTTGATCTTTCCCGCCCACAAAGAGCGTCAAGATCACTTGATTCTATTATTACGTTTAATTTTGACTCGTTAATTGAAGAAAATCTTAAAAGGGAAAATGTACCCTATAGAACCATTTATAAAGAAGGTATGACTCATGGTCCAAATGAGTTGCCTATATATCATGTTCATGGGTATCTACCTAAGGCTGGGCCGCTACCTAAAGATATAGATATTGTTTTCAGCGAAGACTCCTATCACACTCAATTTATTGAACCTTTTAGTTGGTCAAATTTGATTCAGCTAATTAAGTTGAATGAAAACACCTGCCTCTTTATTGGACTTAGCTTCACTGACCCTAATCTTCGCCGTTTGCTTGATGTCGCGAATCGTAAAAAGGGAAGTTCCTCTCCAGCGCATTATATCATTAAAAAATCTTTATCATCGACCGAAGCTCTTGACGGGATGGCAAAAATTTTTGAGGAACAAGACGCAAGAAATCTTGGGCTCAAGACAATTTGGGTTGATGAATATTCTGAAATACCAACCTTTCTTAAAAACATAGCAATAAGTTGA
- a CDS encoding DNA topoisomerase III: MRLFIAEKPSLGRAIAEGLGSPQKNEGYITCGDDTVTWCFGHLLELANPDDYKPEWKKWDANALPIIPDEWKVLPRKGVAKQLNVIKKLLKKADVVVNAGDPDREGQLLVDEVLEHFGYVGNVQRIWLASLDEKSVTTALSSLKDNKDFATLSHAALARSRADWLTGINATRAMTLLGRSKGMQGVLSLGRVQTPTLNLIVTRDKTISNFKPQKYAVVQATLNHENGSFKAQLQPSEDMTGLDEEGRLIDTAKAEAIAKEAANQTGTIVEATSQKKTVHPPLPHCLSSLQKAASAKFGMSAKEVLDIAQRLYEKKLTTYPRSDCRYLPEEQFDDAQRILQALSSAPVFETANPQLKSKAWNTKKVTAHHGIIPTGQVLADLPEKDAKLFELISTTYALQFHPPLIYEAKKIVSEVAGYLWSTTGQTTLEAGWTTFDKQPDEQALSAVKKADEVSCTESKVEMKQTKPPAKFTEGTLIAAMASIHRFIDDTEAKKTLKENEGIGTEATRAGIIETLKQRGYIKTDKKNLISTELGQHIITLTPEQLKDPITTALWESRLSAIAAGTEQFDTFMSDQAHLLPVLITPITESAGTGLQGHPCPECGKTLRRLPSKKEKGKFFWACFEHDKPVFLPDIKGKPGTKQTKTKLLQAPCPEEGCDKVMRRFESKKKKGTFFWVCENKEHPLRSDDNETPGEAIRM, translated from the coding sequence ATGCGATTATTCATAGCTGAAAAACCCTCTCTTGGCCGAGCTATTGCCGAAGGACTAGGCAGCCCTCAAAAAAACGAAGGCTACATTACTTGCGGAGACGACACCGTGACATGGTGCTTCGGACATTTGCTCGAGCTTGCAAACCCAGATGACTACAAGCCTGAATGGAAGAAATGGGATGCAAACGCACTCCCGATCATACCTGACGAATGGAAGGTTCTTCCGCGCAAAGGTGTTGCTAAGCAGCTCAACGTCATCAAAAAGCTTCTGAAGAAAGCTGACGTTGTCGTCAACGCCGGTGATCCGGATCGTGAAGGTCAGCTGCTCGTTGATGAAGTGCTTGAGCATTTTGGATACGTGGGAAATGTTCAACGAATCTGGCTTGCATCCCTTGATGAAAAATCTGTTACAACTGCACTCAGCTCTCTGAAGGACAATAAGGACTTCGCCACGCTCTCACATGCAGCGCTTGCCCGTTCCAGAGCCGACTGGCTGACAGGGATTAATGCTACGCGAGCAATGACATTGCTTGGCCGATCTAAAGGAATGCAGGGTGTGTTATCTCTTGGCCGAGTACAAACTCCTACCCTAAACTTGATCGTCACACGCGACAAAACAATCTCTAATTTTAAGCCACAAAAATACGCGGTCGTTCAAGCTACATTGAATCACGAAAATGGATCTTTCAAAGCCCAGCTCCAGCCCTCTGAAGACATGACGGGATTAGACGAAGAAGGCCGTCTCATTGATACGGCAAAAGCTGAAGCAATTGCAAAAGAGGCGGCAAACCAGACAGGAACGATCGTTGAAGCGACTTCGCAGAAAAAGACCGTTCATCCACCGCTGCCGCATTGCCTATCCTCTCTGCAGAAGGCTGCTTCAGCAAAATTCGGCATGTCGGCCAAAGAGGTCCTGGACATTGCCCAACGTCTCTATGAAAAAAAGCTGACAACATACCCACGTTCTGATTGCCGCTACCTTCCTGAAGAACAATTTGACGATGCTCAACGCATTCTTCAGGCGCTCTCCTCTGCTCCAGTATTTGAAACAGCAAATCCTCAACTGAAATCAAAAGCCTGGAACACAAAAAAAGTGACAGCGCACCACGGGATCATTCCAACCGGACAAGTGCTGGCAGATCTTCCGGAAAAAGACGCTAAACTCTTTGAGCTGATCAGTACGACCTACGCACTCCAGTTTCATCCTCCTCTCATTTATGAAGCCAAAAAGATTGTGTCCGAAGTTGCTGGGTACCTTTGGTCTACGACAGGTCAGACAACGCTCGAAGCCGGCTGGACAACGTTTGACAAACAACCGGATGAACAAGCGCTGTCGGCAGTTAAAAAGGCTGATGAAGTGTCTTGTACGGAATCAAAAGTTGAGATGAAACAAACAAAGCCCCCTGCAAAATTTACAGAGGGCACACTCATCGCAGCTATGGCTAGCATTCACCGCTTTATCGATGACACAGAAGCAAAGAAGACGCTAAAAGAAAATGAAGGCATCGGTACCGAAGCCACACGCGCCGGCATTATCGAAACACTGAAACAACGCGGTTACATCAAAACCGATAAAAAGAATCTTATCTCAACCGAACTCGGCCAACACATTATCACCCTTACCCCTGAACAATTGAAAGATCCGATCACAACAGCGCTCTGGGAATCTCGCCTAAGCGCGATCGCAGCCGGCACGGAACAATTCGACACCTTCATGTCAGATCAAGCGCACCTACTGCCAGTCCTCATTACGCCAATAACTGAATCAGCCGGCACAGGGCTACAAGGGCATCCCTGCCCAGAATGCGGTAAAACACTCAGAAGGCTTCCTTCCAAAAAAGAAAAAGGTAAATTCTTCTGGGCCTGCTTTGAACACGACAAGCCTGTGTTTCTTCCAGACATAAAAGGAAAGCCTGGAACAAAACAAACAAAAACAAAACTTCTTCAAGCCCCATGCCCTGAAGAAGGCTGCGACAAAGTAATGCGCCGTTTTGAATCAAAGAAAAAGAAAGGCACGTTCTTTTGGGTCTGCGAGAACAAGGAGCATCCGCTAAGAAGTGATGATAATGAGACGCCTGGTGAGGCGATTAGGATGTAG